Proteins encoded by one window of Lathyrus oleraceus cultivar Zhongwan6 chromosome 1, CAAS_Psat_ZW6_1.0, whole genome shotgun sequence:
- the LOC127122605 gene encoding thaumatin-like protein, with protein MHLLESITPLIFFIITLYNYYGKVEGHQATFYIHNKCPFPIWPATAPNTGQPIIADGGFYLPSSQTKKILAPWSWSGRIWARTGCNFASNTWKPSCETGDCDGKLACNGLIGTPPVTLVEITLQGDKGKPNFYDVSLVDGYNIPVSVVVANKNINSKCNIQGCLKDVRSLCPHELEVLNSNGEVVACKSACLAFDLDNFCCRNGYGNPEKCKPNVYSKIFKDACPNYFSYAFDTPTPLVSCGSLEYVITFCPNGWGRAAVDVPKPRIEVSDI; from the exons ATGCATCTACTAGAATCTATAACCCCTTTAATTTTCTTCATAATCACACTTTACAATTATTATG GTAAAGTAGAGGGACATCAAGCAACATTCTATATACACAACAAATGTCCTTTTCCAATATGGCCAGCAACAGCACCAAACACTGGTCAACCAATCATAGCAGATGGTGGATTCTATCTTCCTTCAAGCCAAACAAAGAAAATTCTAGCACCATGGTCATGGAGTGGAAGAATTTGGGCAAGAACAGGTTGTAATTTTGCTTCAAATACTTGGAAGCCATCTTGTGAAACAGGAGATTGTGATGGAAAACTAGCTTGCAATGGACTCATAGGAACTCCACCAGTTACATTAGTTGAAATCACACTTCAAGGTGATAAAGGAAAACCAAATTTCTATGATGTTAGTCTTGTAGACGGTTACAACATTCCGGTCTCCGTCGTCGTTGCTAACAAGAACATAAATTCGAAGTGTAACATTCAAGGTTGTTTGAAGGATGTTAGAAGTTTGTGTCCACATGAGCTTGAGGTTTTGAATTCTAATGGAGAAGTTGTGGCTTGCAAAAGTGCTTGTTTGGCTTTTGATCTTGATAACTTTTGTTGTAGGAATGGTTATGGAAATCCTGAGAAGTGCAAGCCAAATGTTTACTCAAAAATATTTAAGGATGCTTGCCCTAATTATTTTAGTTATGCTTTTGATACTCCTACTCCTCTTGTGAGTTGTGGATCCTTAGAATATGTAATCACATTTTGTCCTAATGGGTGGGGTCGTGCTGCCGTTGATGTGCCAAAACCTCGTATTGAAGTTTCTGATATATGA